A region of the Polaribacter sp. L3A8 genome:
GATAACTGATAACTGATAACTGATAACTGATAACTGATTATGGCGTTCCCTAAAAAGGTCGGGCTTTTCACTATATCTTTTTGTAAAAAACAAAAAGGATGCCGTTGCAATCCCTAACGCAAATAGCATATTTAAAATATAATGCAATAACTAATTGTCAATTCATAATTTGTAATTACATTTGCAGTCCAAAAAATAAAAATAATAGTTTAAATACTATTCAAAAATATAAAGAGACTATGAAGGGAGGTGCCAACTTATGTTAATTATACCAATTAAAGAAGGAGAGAATATCGATAGAGCTTTAAAGCGTTACAAGAGAAAATTCGATCGTACAAAAACGATGAAGAACTTGCGTGCTAGAAAGAACTTTACAAAACCTTCAGTAGCAAACAGAGCTCAAAGAATTAAAGCTTCTTACGTTCAGAGATTAAGAACACAAGAAGAAGTAGGTTAATGAAACTCAATTTTAATAAGTCTGAAAGACAAAATTAAAATTGTAAGTTGAATTAATCCTGATGAAAATCAGGATCTATAACTTCAAATTATAAAACTCGTAATACATATTGTATTACGAGTTTTTTTATGCTCTAAATTTTGTAATTTTACAAATAACCAAATAACCACCAATAATTTGATTACTGCATTTTTAGAATATCTCTCTTTAGAAAAAAAATACTCAGTACATACAATTACTGCGTATAAAAAAGATTTAATATCATTTAGAGATTTCTTAGTAATAGAATATGCTCAAGAAAACTTATTAGAAGTCAATTACCCACAAATAAGAAGTTGGGTCGTTGCTTTGGTAGAAACTAAGATATCAAATAGAACCATTAATAGAAAAGTCAGTTCATTAAAATCTTTTTATAAGTTCTTGCAAAAGACAAAACAGATAGATGGTAATCCGCTTTCTAAACACAAAGCCTTAAAAACAGAAAAAAGAGTACAAGTACCATTTACGTCAAATGAAATTAATGCTGTTATAAATCATTTCGAAAAAGAAGGTCAAAGTGAGTTTGTATCTGTAAGAAATAAATTAATTGTAGAGTTATTTTATTCAACAGGTATTAGAAGGGCAGAATTAATTAATATAAAAGAAAGAGATGTTAGTTTTTCAGATAAAACAATAAAAGTACTAGGTAAAAGAAATAAAGAGCGTTTTGTACCCTTGTTAAGTTCTGTAATTCAAACACTAAATAGATATTTAGAGTTAAAAGCAGCGTTTGCCATTGGTTTAGAAGAACTCTTTATTACAGAAAAGGGAAATAAAATTTATGAAACGCTTGTCTACAGAATTATTAATTCTTACTTTAGTAAAGTCTCTTCGAAGCAGAAAAAAAGCCCACATATATTAAGGCATTCTTTCGCAACACACCTATTAAATGAAGGGGCAGATTTAAATTCGGTTAAGGAGTTGTTAGGGCATTCTTCTTTAGCATCAACACAAGTCTATACGCAAAATAGCCTTGATGTTATAAAAAAAGTATATAACCAGGCTCACCCTAGAAGCCATAAAAAATAATAATATATGAAAGTATTCACGCAATCAGTAAATTTTAATGCAGATAAGGAACTTATAGCATATGTAGATGAAAAAATTTTAACATTAACAAAATTTCATGACAAAATAGTTGATGCAGAAGTTTTTTTGAAAGTTATAAATACCAGTGATAAAGAAAATAAAATAACCGAAGTAAAAATAAATATTCCAGGAAGCGAGTTAATTATTAAACGAGAAGCAAAAACCTTCGAAGAAGGCGTTAATGCTGCAGTAGATAACTTAAAAAGACAGTTAAAAAGGTCTAAAGAAAAGCAGAGGGACTCTATAATTTCATAAAATTGAAAAAAAAGTAAAAAAACTTTAAAAAAAGTTTTGAAAAGTAAAAAAACTTTGTACATTTGCAATCCGTTAGAAATAGCGGATTGTTTTTTACATCAAAAGCCGATGTAGCTCAGTTGGCTAGAGCAGCTGATTTGTAATCAGCAGGTCGTGGGTTCGAGTCCCTCCATCGGCTCAAAAAAAACAATAATTGCGAAAGCAATAAGGTTCATTGAAATAGTAAATTAAAGGGGAGATACTCAAGCGGCCAACGAGGACGGACTGTAACTCCGTTGACTACGTCTTCGCAGGTTCGAATCCTGCTCTCCCCACAATTTACATATTAATGCGAAAGTAGCTCAGTTGGTAGAGCGTCAGCCTTCCAAGCTGAATGTCGCCGGTTCGAACCCGGTCTTTCGCTCAATATTATCAGCAAGCCGGTGTAGCTCAGTTGGTAGAGCGCATCCTTGGTAGGGATGAGGTCGTGGGTTCAAATCCCATCGCTGGCTCATTTTAAAATTATTACACACTAAATATATTTAAACTAAAGAATAAAAATTAAGAATCATGGCAAAAGCAAATTTTGACCGTTCGAAACCACACTTAAACATTGGTACTATCGGACACGTAGATCACGGTAAGACTACATTAACTGCGGCTATTACTAAAGTATTAGCTGATGCAGGATTCTCTGAGGCTAGATCATTTGATCAGATTGATAACGCACCAGAAGAAAAAGAAAGAGGTATTACAATTAATACTTCACATGTAGAGTATCAAACAGCTAATCGTCACTATGCTCATGTTGACTGTCCAGGTCACGCGGATTATGTGAAGAACATGGTAACAGGTGCTGCTCAAATGGACGGTGCAATTTTAGTTGTTGCTGCAACAGATGGGCCAATGCCTCAAACTAGAGAGCATATCTTATTAGGTCGTCAGGTTGGTATTCCTCGTATGGTTGTATTCATGAATAAAGTGGATATGGTTGATGATGAAGAATTAATCGAATTAGTAGATATGGAGGTAAGAGAATTACTTTCTTTCTATGAGTATGATGGAGATAATGGACCTGTAATTGCTGGTTCTGCTTTAGGTGCACTTAACGGTGAGCAAAAATGGGTTGATACTGTTTTAGAATTAATGGCAGCTGTTGATGAGTGGATCGAAGAGCCTTTAAGAGAAATTGATAAAGATTTCTTAATGCCAGTTGAGGATGTATTCTCTATTACTGGACGTGGTACTGTTGCAACTGGTCGTATTGAGACTGGTATTGCTAACACGGGAGATGTTGTTGATATTATTGGTATGGGAGCTGAAAAAATGACTTCTACTATTACTGGTATCGAAATGTTCCGTCAAATCTTAGATAGAGGTGAGGCTGGAGATAATGCAGGTATCTTATTAAGAGGTGTTGCAAAAGAAGATATTAAAAGAGGTATGGTAATCTGTAAGCCAGGTTCTGTAACTCCTCATGCTAAGTTTAAAGCAGAGGTTTATGTTCTTAAAAAAGAAGAAGGTGGACGTCACACTCCATTCCATAACAACTATCGTCCTCAGTTCTATGTAAGAACTACAGATGTTACAGGTACTATTAACTTACCTGATGGAGTTGAAATGGTAATGCCAGGAGATAACTTAACAATTACAGTTGACTTAATTCAACCAATCGCATTAAATGTTGGTTTACGTTTCGCTATCCGTGAAGGTGGTAGAACAGTTGGAGCTGGTCAGGTAACTGAATTATTAGACTAAGATTTTAGTTTATTAATAAATAAATTCAAAGGGTGTTCCGTTTTTAACGGAACGCCTTTATCAATGAATAAAATACGGGCGTAGTTCAGCGGTAGAGCACTGGTCTCCAAAACCAGCTGTCGGGAGTTCGAATCTCTCCGCCCGTGCTATAAAACATAAATGTAAAATGAACTTTATACAATATATCAAAGATTCTTTTGACGAATTAAGTAACCACATGACTTGGATCTCTAAAGAGGATGCGCAAAAAACAACGGTAACTGTCGCTGTTTTTACAATTGTATTCGCATTAGCTGTTGCTGGTATAGATTATGTTTTTCAAACAGGATTAGATAACTTTTTTAAAATATTTTCAAACTAATTATGGCGACTGACTCAGTAATGAAGTGGTATGTTGTTAGGGCCATTGGAGGACAAGAGAATAAAGTGAAAGCTTATATTGAAACTGAAATTTCTAGAGTAGGATTATCTGACTATGTTAGTCAAGTAATTGTACCAACTGAAAAAGTAATTCAGATTAGAAATGGTAAAAAGGTAAATAGAGAAAGAGTATACTTTCCGGGTTATATTATGGTTGAGGCGAATCTATCTGGAGAAGTACCTCACGTAATAAAAGGAATTACTGGTGTTATTGGATTCTTAGGAGAAGTAAAAGGTGGAGAACCTGTTCCTATGCGTAAAGCTGAAGTTAACAGAATGTTAGGTAAGGTTGATGAGCTATCTGTACAAGATGAAAATATTGCAATTCCTTTTAATATCGGTGAAACAGTAAAAGTTGTTGATGGTCCATTTAACGGATTTGACGGAACTATAGAAAAAGTAAACGAAGAAAAGCGTAAACTTGAAGTAATGGTTAAGATTTTCGGAAGAAAAACACCATTAGAGTTAAGTTATATGCAAGTAGAAAAGATATAATTGTTACACAAATATATATTGATATCGATTTATTTTTTGGCTTCCAACTTAAAATAAATCATTAAACATTTTTAAAATGGCAAAAGAAGTTAGTAAAGTAGTTAAGTTACAAGTAAAGGGAGGCGCAGCGAATCCATCGCCGCCGGTTGGACCTGCTTTAGGAGCTGCTGGTGTTAACATTATGGAGTTCTGTAAACAGTTTAATGCAAGAACGCAAGACAAACAAGGTAAAGTTTTACCTGTTGTTATTACTGTTTTCAAAGATAAATCATTCGATTTTCTTGTAAAAACTCCTCCTGCAGCAGTCCAGTTACTAGAAGCAGCCAAAATTAAAAAAGGTTCAGGAGAACCAAACAGAAAGAAAGTAGCATCAGTTACTTGGGATCAAATTAAAGTTATTGCAGAAGACAAAATGGTAGATTTAAATGCCTTTGAAACTTCTTCAGCAATGCGTATGATTGCAGGTACAGCACGTTCTATGGGATTAACAGTAAAAGGAGATGCACCAGCATAAACTTTATAAAAAGTAGTAAAATGGCAAAATTAACAAAAAAGCAAAAAGAAGCTTACGCAAAGGTAGATAGCTCTAAATCTTATGATTTAGCAGCAGCTTCAGCGCTAGTCAAAGACATTACTAATGTAAAGTTTGATGCATCAGTAGATTTAGCTATACGTTTAGGAGTAGATCCTCGTAAAGCAAATCAAATGGTACGTGGTGTTGTAACATTACCTCACGGAACAGGAAAAGATGTAAAAGTTTTAGCATTAGTAACTCCAGATAAAGAAGCAGAAGCTACAGCAGCAGGTGCAGATTATGTTGGGTTAGATGAATACCTTCAAAAGATTAAAGGAGGATGGACAGATGTAGATGTAATTATTACAATGCCAAGTGTAATGGGTAAATTAGGTCCCTTAGGAAGAATTTTAGGTCCTAGAGGTTTAATGCCAAACCCAAAAACTGGTACGGTAACAATGGATGTTGCAAAAGCTGTTACAGATGTAAAAGCTGGTAAGATTGACTTTAAAGTTGATAAAACTGGTATCGTTCATGCTGCAATTGGAAAAGTATCTTTTGATGCTAAGAAAATTGAAGAAAATGCAAACGAGTTAATACAAACAATTATTAAATTGAAACCTACAACTGCAAAAGGAACGTATGTAAAAAGCGTTTTTATGTCTAGTACCATGAGTCCTAGTATCGCTGTTGAGGTGAAAACTGTTTAATACGTTAAAACTTATAATTATGACTAGAGAAGAGAAATCACAAGTAATACAAGATTTAACAGCAGTATTAGCAGGAACAAATACATTATATTTAGCAGATATCTCTGGATTAGATGCACAAACTACCTCTAACTTACGTAGAGCTTGTTTTAAAGCAGATATTCAGTTATCAGTTGTTAAAAACACATTACTTGCAAAAGCAATGGAAGCTTCAGATAAAGAATTTGGAGACTTACCATCAGTATTAAAAGGTAATACATCAATGATGATTTCTGAAGCAGCTAATGCTCCAGCAAAATTAATCAAAGAATTCAGAAAGAAAACTAAAGATAGACCTATTTTAAAAGGTGCCTTTGCAGAAGAATCTGTTTACATTGGTGATGATCAATTAGATGCTTTAGTAGATATTAAATCTAGAGAAGAGCTTATTGGTGAAATCATTGGATTATTACAGTCTCCAGCTAAAAATGTTATTTCAGCATTACAGTCAGGTGGACAAACACTTTCAGGTATTATCAAGACATTATCTGAAAAATAATTACGCGCACAAATAAACTATAATAAAACAAAATTTTAAAAAACAATTACAATGGCAGAATTAAAAGATTTCGCAGAACAATTAGTTAACTTAACAGTAAAAGAAGTTAATGAATTAGCTACTATCTTAAAAGATGAGTATGGTATTGAGCCAGCAGCAGCAGCAGTAGCAGTAGCAGGACCAGCAGCAGGAGGAGATGATGCAGCAGATGAGCAAACTGAGTTTGACGTAATCTTAACAGCAGCAGGTAGTTCTAAATTAGCAGTTGTAAAATTAGTTAAAGAATTAACTGGTTTAGGTTTAAAAGAAGCTAAAGGTATCGTAGATAGTGCTCCTGCAGCAGTAAAAGAAGGTGTATCTAAAGATGAGGCTGAAGGTCTTAAAAAATCTTTAGAAGAAGCTGGAGCTGAGGTAGAGCTTAAGTAAGCTACATATCCCGAGTACGTTAAGGCGTAACGGGAAAACAAATTTAGGTTTAGGTACTAAGAACTAACGTTTTTAGACCTAAACCATTTTGTGTATATATTCGTTTTTTATTTTAATTTAGATTTTAATCAAAAAAATACTCTCTTTTGGCAACGAAAAACACTACTGAAAGAATCAACTTCGCTACTTCTCAAATGATTAAGGAATATCCAGACTTTTTGGATATTCAGGTAAAATCTTTTCAAGATTTTTTCCAACTTCAAACAAAGGCAGAAGAAAGAGGTGAAGAAGGTTTGTACAAAACCTTCATGGATAACTTTCCAATTACAGATACAAGAAATCAATTTGTATTAGAATTTTTAGACTACTTTGTAGATCCGCCAAGATATTCAATACAAGAATGTATTGAAAGAGGTCTTACACACAGTGTGCCTTTAAAAGCACGTCTTAAATTGTACTGTACAGACCCAGAACATGAAGATTTCGAAACAATTGTACAAGATGTTTATCTTGGTACAATTCCTTACATGACAAACTCAGGTACCTTTGTAATTAATGGGGCAGAGCGTGTTGTGGTTTCTCAGTTACACAGATCACCTGGTGTATTCTTTGGACAATCTTTCCATGCAAATGGTACAAAATTATATTCTGCAAGAGTAATTCCTTTTAAAGGTTCTTGGATAGAATTTGCTACCGATATCAATCAAGTAATGTATGCTTATATTGATAGAAAGAAAAAATTACCAGTTACAACATTATTCAGAGCTATTGGTTTTGAAAGAGATAAAGATATTTTAGAGATTTTTGACCTTGCTGAAGAAGTAAAGGTATCTAAAGCTGGATTAAAAAAAGTATTAGGTCGCAAGTTAGCAGCTAGAGTTTTAAAAACTTGGCATGAAGATTTTGTAGATGAAGATACTGGTGAAGTTGTATCAATCGAAAGAAATGAAATTATTTTTGATCGTGATACCATTTTAGATAAAGAACATATTGATGAAATAATTGATGCAGGTGCTAAAACCGTTTTACTTCATAAAGAAGATAACGATATGGCAGATTATGCTATTATTCACAATACACTACAAAAAGATCCTACCAATTCAGAAAAAGAAGCAGTAGAACATATTTATAGACAATTACGTAATGCAGAACCGCCAGATGAAGAGACTGCAAGAGGTATTATAGATAAGTTATTCTTTTCTGAACAAAGATATAATTTAGGTGAAGTTGGTCGTTTTAGAATGAATACTAAACTTCAGTTAAATGAACCTATAGATCAAAAAGTATTAACGAAATTAGATATTATAACGATTATAAAATATCTTATTGAATTAATAAACTCTAAAGCAGAGGTAGATGATATTGATCACTTATCTAACAGACGTGTAAGAACTGTTGGTGAGCAATTAGCAGGTCAGTTTGGTGTTGGTTTAGCTCGTATGGCTAGAACAATTCGTGAGCGTATGAATGTACGTGATAACGAGGTGTTTACCCCTATCGATTTAATTAATGCAAAAACATTATCATCTGTAATTAACTCATTCTTTGGTACCAACCAATTATCTCAGTTTATGGATCAAACGAATCCATTAGCAGAGATTACTCACAAGCGTAGATTATCTGCTCTTGGACCTGGAGGTTTATCTAGAGAAAGAGCTGGTTTTGAGGTGCGTGATGTTCACTATACTCATTATGGTCGTTTATGTCCTATTGAAACTCCAGAGGGACCAAATATTGGTTTAATTTCTTCACTTTCTGTTTTTGCAAAAGTGAATAACTTAGGGTTTATAGAAACTCCATATAGAAAAGTTATTGAAGGTGTTGTTGGAAAAGAAGAACCAACTTATTTAAGTGCTGAGGAAGAAGAGGGAATGAAATTTGCTCAATCTAACTTAGAATTAAAAGAAGATGGAACTTTTATTGCAGAAAGAGTTATTGCACGTGAAGGAGGAGATTTCCCTGTAGTTAGTCCAGATGCGATTAATTATATGGATGTTGCACCTAACCAGATTGCATCAATTTCTGCATCTTTAATTCCTTTCTTGGAACATGATGATGCCAATAGAGCGTTGATGGGATCTAACATGATGCGTCAGGCAGTACCATTATTAAGACCAGAATCTCCAATTGTAGGTACAGGTTTAGAACGTAGAGTTGCAAAAGATTCTCGTATCTTAATCAATGCTGAAGGAGCAGGTGAGGTTACTTATGTAGATGCAAACAGAATTACAATTAAGTATGATAGATCTGATGAAGAAAAACTTGTAAGTTTTGAATCTGATGAAGTTTCTTATAACTTAATTAAATTTAGAAAAACCAATCAAGGAACAAACATCAACCTAAAACCTATTGTTGAAACAGGAGATAGAGTTGAAGAAGGTCAAGTTCTTTGTGAAGGTTACGCAACACAAAAAGGAGAATTAGCTTTAGGTAGAAATATGAAAGTAGCCTTTATGCCTTGGAAAGGGTATAACTTTGAGGATGCAATTGTAATTTCTGAAAAAGTGGTTCGTGAAGATATATTTACATCTATACATATTGATGAGTATTCTTTAGACGTAAGAGATACAAAATTAGGAACTGAAGAGTTAACTAATGATATCCCTAACGTTTCTGAAGAAGCTACAAAAGATTTAGATGAAAACGGAATGATTAGAATTGGAGCAGAGGTAAATCCTGGTGATATCTTAATTGGTAAAATTACACCAAAGGGAGAGTCTGATCCAACTCCAGAAGAAAAATTATTACGTGCTATTTTTGGTGATAAAGCCGGTGATGTAAAAGATGCATCATTAAAAGCTTCTCCATCATTAAGAGGTGTAGTAATTGATAAGAAATTATTTAGAAGAGCTGTTAAAGATAAAAACAAGCGATTAAGAGATAAAGAAGCTGTATCTAAGTTAGAGGCATCTTTTGTATCTAAGTTCGAAGGTTTAAAAGATGTTTTAATAGACAAATTGTTTATGCTTATTAGCGGAAAAACTTCGCAAGGAGTTTATAATGATTTGGGTGAAGAAGTTTTACCAAAAGGTAAAAAATATACACTTAAAATGTTAAATTCTGTAGATGATTATGTGCATTTAACAGGTTCTTGGACAACGGATAAAGAATTAAATAGTTTGGTAAGTGAATTAGTTCACAATTACAAAATTAAAGTAAACGATTTACAAGGTTCTTTACGTCGTCAAAAATTTACAATCTCTGTAGGAGATGAATTACCAGCAGGTATTTTAAAACTTGCCAAAGTTTACATTGCTAAGAAACGTAAATTAAAAGTTGGTGATAAAATGGCAGGTCGTCACGGTAATAAAGGTATTGTAGCTCGTATTGTAAGAGCAGAAGATATGCCTTTCTTAGAAGACGGAACTCCAGTAGATATTGTATTAAATCCATTAGGGGTACCTTCTCGTATGAACATTGGTCAGATTTATGAAACTGTTCTTGGTTGGGCAGGTCAAAAATTAGGAACTAAATATGCAACACCAATTTTTGATGGTGCATCTTTAGAACAAATCAATGAGATTACAGATACAGCAGGTGTACCAAGATTTGGACATACTTATTTATATGATGGTGGAACAGGAAAACGTTTTGATCAACCGGCAACAGTTGGTATCATTTATATGATCAAGTTAGGTCACATGATTGATGATAAGATGCACGCTCGTTCTATAGGACCATACTCTTTAATTACGCAACAACCTTTAGGAGGTAAAGCGCAATTTGGAGGGCAACGTTTTGGAGAGATGGAAGTATGGGCACTTGAGGCTTATGGAGCTTCAAGTATCTTAAGAGAAATCTTAACTGTAAAATCTGATGATGTAATGGGTAGAGCTAAAACATACGAAAGTATTGTGAAAGGTGAAGCTATGCCAGAACCAGGTTTACCAGAGTCGTTTAACGTATTAATGCATGAACTTAAAGGTTTAGGTTTAGACGTTAGATTAGAAGAATAATTTTAGTAAACAGTCATCAGTATTCAGTGGCAAGTCGGCTTCTGAATACTGTTTACTGAATACTGCCAACTGAATACTGAATACTTTTTAAAGACATGGCAAGAAAACAAGAGAAATACACTGTAAAAAAGTTTAACAAAATCTCAATTGGTTTATCATCACCAGAAGCTATTTTAGAAATTTCTAAGGGTGAAGTTTTAAAACCAGAAACTATAAATTACCGTACACATAAGCCAGAAAGAGATGGTTTATTTTGTGAGCGTATTTTTGGTCCTGTAAAGGATTATGAATGTGCTTGTGGAAAGTACAAAAGAATTCGCTACAAAGGTATCGTTTGTGATAGATGTGGTGTAGAAGTAACTGAAAAGAAAGTACGTAGAGATAGAGTAGGGCATATCAACTTGGTAGTTCCTGTTGCTCATATTTGGTACTTTAGATCATTGCCTAACAAAATGGGATACCTTTTAGGTTTACCATCTAAGAAGTTAGACATGATTATTTACTACGAACGTTATGTAGTAATTCAACCAGGTATTGCAAAAAATGTGGAAGGAGAACCATTACAAAAAATGGATTTCTTAACGGAAGAAGAATATTTAGATATTGCTGATGAGTTACCACAAGATAACCAATACTTAGACGATACAGACCCTAATAAGTTTATCGCTAAAATGGGTGCTGAATGTTTAATTGATTTATTAGCACGTATCGATTTAGATGGGTTGTCTTTTGAATTAAGACATAAAGCAAATACAGAAACGTCTAAACAACGTAAAACTGAAGCTTTAAAGCGTTTAAATGTTGTTGAAGCATTTAGAGATTCTCAAAAAAATAGAGAAAATCATCCAGAATGGATGATCATGAAAGCAATTCCGGTAATTCCACCAGAATTAAGACCTTTAGTTCCTTTAGATGGAGGACGTTTTGCTACTTCAGATTTAAATGATTTATATAGAAGAGTTATTATTAGAAACAATCGTTTAAAAAGATTGGTAGAAATAAAAGCTCCTGAAGTTATTTTACGTAATGAGAAACGTATGTTGCAAGAATCTGTAGATTCATTATTTGACAACACTCGTAAATCATCTGCAGTAAAAACAGAATCTAACAGACCTTTAAA
Encoded here:
- the tuf gene encoding elongation factor Tu, which translates into the protein MAKANFDRSKPHLNIGTIGHVDHGKTTLTAAITKVLADAGFSEARSFDQIDNAPEEKERGITINTSHVEYQTANRHYAHVDCPGHADYVKNMVTGAAQMDGAILVVAATDGPMPQTREHILLGRQVGIPRMVVFMNKVDMVDDEELIELVDMEVRELLSFYEYDGDNGPVIAGSALGALNGEQKWVDTVLELMAAVDEWIEEPLREIDKDFLMPVEDVFSITGRGTVATGRIETGIANTGDVVDIIGMGAEKMTSTITGIEMFRQILDRGEAGDNAGILLRGVAKEDIKRGMVICKPGSVTPHAKFKAEVYVLKKEEGGRHTPFHNNYRPQFYVRTTDVTGTINLPDGVEMVMPGDNLTITVDLIQPIALNVGLRFAIREGGRTVGAGQVTELLD
- the rplA gene encoding 50S ribosomal protein L1; this encodes MAKLTKKQKEAYAKVDSSKSYDLAAASALVKDITNVKFDASVDLAIRLGVDPRKANQMVRGVVTLPHGTGKDVKVLALVTPDKEAEATAAGADYVGLDEYLQKIKGGWTDVDVIITMPSVMGKLGPLGRILGPRGLMPNPKTGTVTMDVAKAVTDVKAGKIDFKVDKTGIVHAAIGKVSFDAKKIEENANELIQTIIKLKPTTAKGTYVKSVFMSSTMSPSIAVEVKTV
- the rpsU gene encoding 30S ribosomal protein S21, whose product is MLIIPIKEGENIDRALKRYKRKFDRTKTMKNLRARKNFTKPSVANRAQRIKASYVQRLRTQEEVG
- the rplL gene encoding 50S ribosomal protein L7/L12; this translates as MAELKDFAEQLVNLTVKEVNELATILKDEYGIEPAAAAVAVAGPAAGGDDAADEQTEFDVILTAAGSSKLAVVKLVKELTGLGLKEAKGIVDSAPAAVKEGVSKDEAEGLKKSLEEAGAEVELK
- the secE gene encoding preprotein translocase subunit SecE; this encodes MNFIQYIKDSFDELSNHMTWISKEDAQKTTVTVAVFTIVFALAVAGIDYVFQTGLDNFFKIFSN
- the rplK gene encoding 50S ribosomal protein L11 → MAKEVSKVVKLQVKGGAANPSPPVGPALGAAGVNIMEFCKQFNARTQDKQGKVLPVVITVFKDKSFDFLVKTPPAAVQLLEAAKIKKGSGEPNRKKVASVTWDQIKVIAEDKMVDLNAFETSSAMRMIAGTARSMGLTVKGDAPA
- the hpf gene encoding ribosome hibernation-promoting factor, HPF/YfiA family, with the translated sequence MKVFTQSVNFNADKELIAYVDEKILTLTKFHDKIVDAEVFLKVINTSDKENKITEVKINIPGSELIIKREAKTFEEGVNAAVDNLKRQLKRSKEKQRDSIIS
- the nusG gene encoding transcription termination/antitermination protein NusG, encoding MATDSVMKWYVVRAIGGQENKVKAYIETEISRVGLSDYVSQVIVPTEKVIQIRNGKKVNRERVYFPGYIMVEANLSGEVPHVIKGITGVIGFLGEVKGGEPVPMRKAEVNRMLGKVDELSVQDENIAIPFNIGETVKVVDGPFNGFDGTIEKVNEEKRKLEVMVKIFGRKTPLELSYMQVEKI
- a CDS encoding tyrosine-type recombinase/integrase; translation: MITAFLEYLSLEKKYSVHTITAYKKDLISFRDFLVIEYAQENLLEVNYPQIRSWVVALVETKISNRTINRKVSSLKSFYKFLQKTKQIDGNPLSKHKALKTEKRVQVPFTSNEINAVINHFEKEGQSEFVSVRNKLIVELFYSTGIRRAELINIKERDVSFSDKTIKVLGKRNKERFVPLLSSVIQTLNRYLELKAAFAIGLEELFITEKGNKIYETLVYRIINSYFSKVSSKQKKSPHILRHSFATHLLNEGADLNSVKELLGHSSLASTQVYTQNSLDVIKKVYNQAHPRSHKK
- the rplJ gene encoding 50S ribosomal protein L10, with protein sequence MTREEKSQVIQDLTAVLAGTNTLYLADISGLDAQTTSNLRRACFKADIQLSVVKNTLLAKAMEASDKEFGDLPSVLKGNTSMMISEAANAPAKLIKEFRKKTKDRPILKGAFAEESVYIGDDQLDALVDIKSREELIGEIIGLLQSPAKNVISALQSGGQTLSGIIKTLSEK
- the rpoB gene encoding DNA-directed RNA polymerase subunit beta; amino-acid sequence: MATKNTTERINFATSQMIKEYPDFLDIQVKSFQDFFQLQTKAEERGEEGLYKTFMDNFPITDTRNQFVLEFLDYFVDPPRYSIQECIERGLTHSVPLKARLKLYCTDPEHEDFETIVQDVYLGTIPYMTNSGTFVINGAERVVVSQLHRSPGVFFGQSFHANGTKLYSARVIPFKGSWIEFATDINQVMYAYIDRKKKLPVTTLFRAIGFERDKDILEIFDLAEEVKVSKAGLKKVLGRKLAARVLKTWHEDFVDEDTGEVVSIERNEIIFDRDTILDKEHIDEIIDAGAKTVLLHKEDNDMADYAIIHNTLQKDPTNSEKEAVEHIYRQLRNAEPPDEETARGIIDKLFFSEQRYNLGEVGRFRMNTKLQLNEPIDQKVLTKLDIITIIKYLIELINSKAEVDDIDHLSNRRVRTVGEQLAGQFGVGLARMARTIRERMNVRDNEVFTPIDLINAKTLSSVINSFFGTNQLSQFMDQTNPLAEITHKRRLSALGPGGLSRERAGFEVRDVHYTHYGRLCPIETPEGPNIGLISSLSVFAKVNNLGFIETPYRKVIEGVVGKEEPTYLSAEEEEGMKFAQSNLELKEDGTFIAERVIAREGGDFPVVSPDAINYMDVAPNQIASISASLIPFLEHDDANRALMGSNMMRQAVPLLRPESPIVGTGLERRVAKDSRILINAEGAGEVTYVDANRITIKYDRSDEEKLVSFESDEVSYNLIKFRKTNQGTNINLKPIVETGDRVEEGQVLCEGYATQKGELALGRNMKVAFMPWKGYNFEDAIVISEKVVREDIFTSIHIDEYSLDVRDTKLGTEELTNDIPNVSEEATKDLDENGMIRIGAEVNPGDILIGKITPKGESDPTPEEKLLRAIFGDKAGDVKDASLKASPSLRGVVIDKKLFRRAVKDKNKRLRDKEAVSKLEASFVSKFEGLKDVLIDKLFMLISGKTSQGVYNDLGEEVLPKGKKYTLKMLNSVDDYVHLTGSWTTDKELNSLVSELVHNYKIKVNDLQGSLRRQKFTISVGDELPAGILKLAKVYIAKKRKLKVGDKMAGRHGNKGIVARIVRAEDMPFLEDGTPVDIVLNPLGVPSRMNIGQIYETVLGWAGQKLGTKYATPIFDGASLEQINEITDTAGVPRFGHTYLYDGGTGKRFDQPATVGIIYMIKLGHMIDDKMHARSIGPYSLITQQPLGGKAQFGGQRFGEMEVWALEAYGASSILREILTVKSDDVMGRAKTYESIVKGEAMPEPGLPESFNVLMHELKGLGLDVRLEE